One Leptolyngbya ohadii IS1 genomic window carries:
- the gmd gene encoding GDP-mannose 4,6-dehydratase, whose protein sequence is MVASKRALITGVTGQDGSYLSEFLLEEGYEVHGIIRRTSTFNTDRIDHIYSDPHEEDTRLHLHYGDLTDGTTLRRILEEVQPHEVYNLGAQSHVRVSFDSPEYTVDSVGMGSLRLLEAVRDYQQRTGEKVRYYQAGSSEMYGLVQEVPQKETTPFYPRSPYACAKVYAHWQTVNYRESYSLFACNGILFNHESPRRGETFVTRKITRALARIVAGQQKKLYLGNLDAKRDWGYAKDYVRAMWLMLQQDEPDDYVIATGETHSIREFLDLAFKHVNLSWQDYVEFDERYLRPAEVDLLIGDPAKAKQKLGWQPSVTFEGLVHLMVEADLRALGLIPLSSGIVSLSDDRATTRQSAVLAEI, encoded by the coding sequence ATGGTTGCTTCCAAGCGTGCCCTCATTACTGGTGTCACCGGACAGGACGGTTCATATTTAAGCGAGTTCCTACTTGAGGAAGGTTACGAAGTTCACGGTATTATTCGCCGCACATCAACTTTTAACACCGATCGTATCGATCACATCTATAGCGATCCTCACGAAGAGGATACCCGTTTGCATCTCCACTATGGTGACCTGACTGACGGGACTACTCTGCGCCGAATATTAGAGGAAGTTCAACCTCATGAAGTTTACAATTTGGGAGCGCAGTCTCACGTTCGTGTCAGCTTTGATTCACCCGAATATACTGTTGACTCCGTAGGAATGGGATCCTTGCGCTTGCTGGAAGCAGTCCGAGACTATCAGCAGCGTACCGGCGAAAAGGTAAGATATTATCAGGCTGGTTCTTCCGAAATGTACGGTCTCGTGCAGGAAGTTCCTCAGAAAGAGACCACGCCCTTTTATCCTCGTAGTCCTTATGCCTGCGCCAAAGTCTATGCTCATTGGCAAACGGTGAACTACCGGGAATCCTACAGTTTGTTTGCCTGCAACGGTATCTTGTTTAATCATGAATCTCCTCGGCGCGGTGAAACTTTCGTTACCCGTAAGATTACTCGCGCCCTTGCGCGAATTGTGGCAGGTCAGCAGAAGAAGTTATACCTAGGTAATTTAGACGCTAAGCGAGACTGGGGTTACGCCAAGGATTATGTCCGAGCAATGTGGTTGATGCTCCAGCAGGATGAACCGGATGATTATGTTATTGCTACCGGAGAAACCCACTCTATTCGGGAATTTCTGGACCTTGCCTTTAAGCATGTCAATTTAAGCTGGCAAGACTACGTTGAGTTTGACGAGCGGTATCTGCGTCCAGCGGAAGTGGACTTGCTCATTGGCGATCCTGCGAAAGCAAAACAGAAATTGGGGTGGCAACCATCAGTAACTTTTGAAGGGTTGGTTCATTTGATGGTAGAAGCGGATTTGAGAGCCTTAGGTTTAATTCCTTTGAGTAGCGGTATTGTTTCCCTTAGCGATGATCGCGCGACTACTCGTCAATCTGCTGTTCTCGCCGAGATTTAG
- the fcl gene encoding GDP-L-fucose synthase: MNQDAKIYVAGHNGLVGSAIVRVLQAHGYDNLLLRTSKELDLRRQTDVEAFFAQERPDYVFLAAAKVGGIGANNTYRAEFLYDNLMLEANVIHAAHQSGVTKLLFLGSSCIYPKLCPQPMREEYLLTGFLEPTNEPYAIAKIAGLKLCENYCRQYGVNFISAMPTNLYGINDNFDLANSHVLPALMRKFHEAKLNQIPAVEVWGTGTALREFLYVDDLADALLFLMQHYDEQEFVNVGTSEEVSIRELALMIKAVVGYEGELQFDPSKPDGTPRKLLDTSKLNGIGWTAKTPLKTGLERTYKWFQHNYSTIRGRGSEKLSC; the protein is encoded by the coding sequence ATGAACCAAGACGCCAAGATTTACGTTGCCGGACATAACGGACTGGTGGGAAGTGCGATCGTGCGCGTCCTGCAAGCCCACGGATACGACAATCTGCTGCTGCGAACCAGCAAAGAACTCGACCTGCGACGGCAAACCGACGTGGAAGCCTTTTTTGCCCAGGAACGTCCTGACTATGTGTTTCTGGCAGCGGCAAAGGTGGGCGGTATCGGGGCAAACAATACCTATCGCGCCGAGTTTCTGTACGACAACCTGATGCTGGAAGCCAATGTAATTCATGCGGCTCATCAGTCGGGCGTCACAAAGCTGCTATTTTTGGGATCATCCTGCATCTATCCCAAACTCTGCCCCCAGCCCATGCGGGAGGAATACCTGCTCACCGGATTTCTGGAGCCAACCAACGAACCGTATGCGATCGCCAAAATCGCCGGACTGAAGCTCTGCGAAAACTACTGCCGTCAGTACGGGGTTAACTTCATCTCCGCCATGCCGACCAACCTCTACGGCATCAACGACAACTTCGACCTGGCAAACTCCCACGTCCTGCCTGCTTTAATGCGGAAGTTTCATGAAGCTAAATTAAATCAGATTCCGGCAGTCGAAGTGTGGGGAACTGGTACCGCCTTGCGCGAATTTCTTTATGTAGATGATCTGGCGGACGCACTGCTGTTCCTAATGCAGCACTATGATGAACAGGAGTTTGTTAATGTGGGTACGAGTGAGGAGGTTTCAATTCGAGAACTTGCTCTAATGATTAAAGCTGTGGTTGGCTATGAAGGAGAGCTTCAGTTTGATCCCTCCAAACCAGACGGTACACCCCGTAAACTTCTCGATACGTCTAAGTTGAATGGCATAGGTTGGACTGCTAAGACCCCTCTTAAAACCGGGTTAGAACGGACCTACAAGTGGTTTCAGCATAACTACAGTACTATTCGCGGAAGAGGAAGTGAAAAGCTTTCATGCTGA
- a CDS encoding DoxX family protein: MTAIQTKSTLLNTVLQSTAIENRTAQVAWAIFRVVVGFLMIHNGFSKLEDVQGFASGVVSFIGFPYPVFFTYCAAYAEIVSSILLALGLFTRLNALTLLFTMLVAILFHLKKDGWQIPPLETASLYAMWFGFFLVNGGGLFSLDTAIAGWLRKSS, from the coding sequence ATGACAGCAATTCAAACAAAATCAACGCTCCTGAACACCGTTCTGCAATCTACCGCGATCGAGAATCGCACGGCTCAAGTGGCTTGGGCTATTTTCCGAGTCGTGGTGGGCTTCCTGATGATTCACAACGGCTTTAGCAAGCTGGAGGATGTCCAGGGATTTGCCAGTGGGGTGGTCAGTTTTATTGGCTTTCCTTATCCAGTATTCTTTACCTATTGTGCTGCCTACGCTGAGATTGTTAGCTCAATCCTGCTGGCACTGGGATTATTCACTCGGCTGAATGCCCTCACCCTGCTCTTTACCATGCTCGTTGCTATTCTGTTTCACCTCAAGAAAGACGGATGGCAGATTCCTCCGCTGGAGACGGCTTCGCTGTATGCAATGTGGTTTGGCTTTTTCCTGGTTAACGGGGGCGGTTTATTCTCCCTGGATACGGCGATCGCAGGATGGCTGAGGAAATCCTCCTAG
- a CDS encoding phytoene desaturase family protein has translation MSRLSLESVITVSNRVNSQIAMSDRDVVVIGSGIGGLCCAALLAYYGLSVTVCESHSIPGGAAHAFERDGYQFDSGPSLYSGLSYSPSANPLKQVLDLIGETLPCATYDTWACRLPEGDFDTAVGAEQFCEVLHHLRGQAAVTEWRNLQRVMEPYVKAAIALPPIALRWDWGSALTIGQFASTLLPSAPQVMRLTGSFGSMMDEAVSDPFIRNWLNLLCFLLSGLPAHSTSAAEVAFMFADWYRPGVVLDYPLGGSGALVDALVRGLQKRGGELLLNAHVDKVLVEQGRAVGVLLRNGKTLRANRAVVANASMWDLLDLLPADAVPQSFRQKRQETPQCDSFMHLHLGIDAAGLPADLACHAIVVNDWEAGITAPQNVVLISIPSRLDPSLAPPNQHSLHIYTPGNEPYHLWQGMDRRSPAYIQQKQERAEVMWRALERVIPDGRSRSKLDLVGTPLTHERYLRRNRGTYGPAIRAGSGLFPGTKTTLPGLLCCGDSTFPGIGLPAVAASGMIAAHTLIPVQQHLKMLKAFL, from the coding sequence ATGAGTAGGTTATCACTTGAGTCGGTTATCACTGTCAGCAATCGGGTGAATTCACAAATTGCTATGAGCGATCGCGATGTCGTGGTGATTGGGAGCGGAATTGGCGGGCTGTGCTGTGCAGCGCTGCTGGCATACTACGGACTGTCTGTCACCGTTTGCGAAAGTCACTCGATTCCGGGTGGGGCGGCTCATGCCTTTGAGCGGGACGGCTACCAATTCGACTCTGGTCCTTCCCTTTATTCGGGCTTATCCTACAGCCCCTCTGCCAATCCGCTGAAGCAAGTGCTGGATTTGATTGGGGAGACTCTACCCTGCGCCACCTACGATACCTGGGCTTGTCGTCTGCCGGAGGGGGATTTTGATACCGCTGTGGGAGCGGAACAGTTCTGCGAAGTATTGCACCATCTGCGCGGTCAGGCTGCCGTCACGGAATGGCGCAATCTGCAACGGGTGATGGAACCCTACGTGAAGGCGGCGATCGCTCTGCCTCCCATTGCCCTCCGGTGGGACTGGGGATCGGCTCTGACGATCGGACAATTTGCCTCGACGCTCCTGCCCTCTGCACCCCAGGTCATGCGGCTGACCGGATCGTTTGGCAGCATGATGGACGAAGCGGTGAGCGATCCGTTTATTCGCAACTGGCTGAATCTGCTGTGTTTTCTGCTGTCTGGTTTACCCGCCCACAGTACGAGCGCAGCGGAAGTGGCATTTATGTTTGCCGACTGGTATCGCCCCGGTGTGGTGCTGGATTATCCGCTAGGGGGAAGCGGTGCCCTGGTGGATGCCCTGGTGCGGGGACTGCAAAAACGGGGCGGAGAACTGCTGCTGAATGCCCATGTGGACAAGGTGCTAGTGGAGCAGGGGCGAGCGGTGGGGGTACTGCTGCGAAACGGCAAAACGCTGCGGGCAAATCGGGCGGTGGTGGCAAATGCTTCGATGTGGGATTTGCTCGATCTGCTGCCTGCCGACGCTGTGCCTCAATCGTTCCGCCAGAAACGGCAGGAAACTCCCCAGTGCGATAGCTTTATGCATCTGCATTTAGGAATTGATGCAGCCGGACTGCCAGCGGATCTTGCCTGTCATGCGATCGTGGTCAACGACTGGGAAGCGGGCATCACGGCTCCTCAAAATGTGGTGTTAATTTCCATTCCCTCGCGGCTTGATCCGTCCCTGGCTCCCCCCAACCAGCACAGCCTGCACATTTATACTCCCGGTAACGAACCCTATCACCTGTGGCAGGGCATGGATCGGCGCAGTCCAGCCTACATTCAGCAAAAGCAGGAACGGGCAGAGGTGATGTGGCGGGCACTGGAACGGGTAATTCCCGATGGGCGATCGCGTTCAAAGCTGGACTTGGTGGGCACTCCGTTAACCCATGAGCGATATCTGCGTCGAAATCGCGGCACCTACGGACCAGCCATTCGAGCCGGATCGGGTTTGTTTCCTGGCACCAAAACAACGCTGCCGGGACTGCTGTGCTGCGGCGACTCAACTTTTCCGGGAATCGGACTTCCGGCTGTAGCTGCCAGCGGCATGATCGCCGCCCATACCTTAATTCCAGTGCAGCAACATCTGAAAATGCTCAAGGCGTTTTTGTAA